The following proteins are encoded in a genomic region of Arachis ipaensis cultivar K30076 chromosome B02, Araip1.1, whole genome shotgun sequence:
- the LOC107625841 gene encoding uncharacterized protein LOC107625841 isoform X4, whose protein sequence is MLVIGQSLQETTLDETQNPNGFLEVNDERLHQKLNNRMLRIISNMFKPQRLISHFLQENLMNPFKNAIFSKKKIDWSCISTTCKQWIKNPLNMALLLWITCVIISGAILFLVMTGMLNRILTKKSQRDEWFEANNQILNALFTLMCLYQHPKRFYHLVLLLRWKQEDITILRNLYCKNGNPKPHEFFHMMVVIVLLHVNCFAQYALCSLNLGFDRSKRPAVGVGICISIAIAAPIFAGLYCFVSPLGKEYESDEVHCSTSSRLPSEMSFSFASRNDHGLVVIEYAPEWRGGLFDLKQNLSVAYQTLFCGFCTFGRNMKRLHFVFGLLYGGYWRIQMRKRFNLPPNNNSKLCCGNQNVRDCMQWLLCCWCSLAQEVRTVEFYDIVEDKFSCKNQNHGMFNSSSLWSSPSLSNKVCSEEYSDYHHYYSGEKQKNHVMEAPIALRINVEDSVIRRT, encoded by the exons ATGCTAGTGATTGGACAAAGCTTGCAAGAAACAACCTTGGATGAAACTCAAAACCCAAATGGTTTTCTTGAGGTTAATGATGAAAGGCTTCATCAAAAACTGAACAACAGAATGTTGAGAATTATTTCCAACATGTTCAAACCTCAGAGACTCATTTCACATTTTTTACAGGAAAATCTTATGAATCCTTTCAAGAATGCTATTTTTTCCAAGAAGAAGATTGATTGGTCATGTATTAGCACAACTTGCAAGCAATGGATCAAGAATCCTTTGAACATGGCACTTCTTCTATGGATAACTTGTGTCATCATCTCCGGCGCGATTCTCTTCCTAGTTATGACAGGAATGCTAAACAGAatcctcaccaagaaatcccaaAGAGATGAATGGTTTGAAGCAAACAACCAAATCCTCAATGCTCTATTCACTCTCATGTGTCTATACCAACATCCGAAGAGATTCTAccatcttgttcttcttcttagGTGGAAACAAGAAGACATAACAATCCTCAGAAACTTGTATTGCAAGAATGGAAATCCCAAGCCTCATGAATTTTTCCACATGATGGTTGTTATTGTATTACTCCATGTTAATTGCTTTGCTCAATATGCATTATGCAGCCTTAATTTAGGGTTCGACCGGTCTAAAAGGCCGGCCGTTGGAGTTGGTATATGCATCTCGATCGCAATTGCTGCTCCAATTTTCGCAGGACTATACTGCTTTGTTAGCCCTCTAGGCAAGGAATATGAATCTGATGAAGTACATTGTTCAACCAGTTCAAGATTACCGTCCGAAATGAGCTTTTCTTTTGCATCAAGAAATGATCATGGCCTTGTTGTTATTGAGTATGCACCTGAATGGAGAGGAGGGCTATTTGATCTTAAGCAAAATCTTTCTGTTGCATACCAAACACTCTTCTGTGGTTTTTGCACTTTTGGAAGGAACATGAAAAGGCTTCACTTTG TTTTTGGTTTACTCTATGGTGGATATTGGAGGATTCAAATGAGGAAAAGGTTCAATTTGCCACCAAATAATAATAGTAAACTTTGTTGTGGGAATCAAAATGTTAGAGATTGCATGCAATGGCTATTGTGTTGTTGGTGTTCTCTTGCACAAGAAGTTAGAACAGTGGAATTCTATGACATAGTTGAAGATAAATTCTCATGCAAAAATCAGAATCATGGAATGTTCAATTCTTCTTCACTTTGGAGCAGTCCTAGTTTGTCTAATAAGGTTTGCTCTGAAGAGTACTCCgattatcatcattattattctggagagaaacagaaaaatcaTGTTATGGAGGCTCCAATTGCACTGAGAATTAATGTGGAAGATAGTGTCATTAGAAGAACATGA
- the LOC107625841 gene encoding uncharacterized protein LOC107625841 isoform X5: MNPFKNAIFSKKKIDWSCISTTCKQWIKNPLNMALLLWITCVIISGAILFLVMTGMLNRILTKKSQRDEWFEANNQILNALFTLMCLYQHPKRFYHLVLLLRWKQEDITILRNLYCKNGNPKPHEFFHMMVVIVLLHVNCFAQYALCSLNLGFDRSKRPAVGVGICISIAIAAPIFAGLYCFVSPLGKEYESDEVHCSTSSRLPSEMSFSFASRNDHGLVVIEYAPEWRGGLFDLKQNLSVAYQTLFCGFCTFGRNMKRLHFGNIYVHISTFFLFCMAPFCIFNLAALHIDDENLRRIMGFIGILLSVFGLLYGGYWRIQMRKRFNLPPNNNSKLCCGNQNVRDCMQWLLCCWCSLAQEVRTVEFYDIVEDKFSCKNQNHGMFNSSSLWSSPSLSNKVCSEEYSDYHHYYSGEKQKNHVMEAPIALRINVEDSVIRRT; the protein is encoded by the coding sequence ATGAATCCTTTCAAGAATGCTATTTTTTCCAAGAAGAAGATTGATTGGTCATGTATTAGCACAACTTGCAAGCAATGGATCAAGAATCCTTTGAACATGGCACTTCTTCTATGGATAACTTGTGTCATCATCTCCGGCGCGATTCTCTTCCTAGTTATGACAGGAATGCTAAACAGAatcctcaccaagaaatcccaaAGAGATGAATGGTTTGAAGCAAACAACCAAATCCTCAATGCTCTATTCACTCTCATGTGTCTATACCAACATCCGAAGAGATTCTAccatcttgttcttcttcttagGTGGAAACAAGAAGACATAACAATCCTCAGAAACTTGTATTGCAAGAATGGAAATCCCAAGCCTCATGAATTTTTCCACATGATGGTTGTTATTGTATTACTCCATGTTAATTGCTTTGCTCAATATGCATTATGCAGCCTTAATTTAGGGTTCGACCGGTCTAAAAGGCCGGCCGTTGGAGTTGGTATATGCATCTCGATCGCAATTGCTGCTCCAATTTTCGCAGGACTATACTGCTTTGTTAGCCCTCTAGGCAAGGAATATGAATCTGATGAAGTACATTGTTCAACCAGTTCAAGATTACCGTCCGAAATGAGCTTTTCTTTTGCATCAAGAAATGATCATGGCCTTGTTGTTATTGAGTATGCACCTGAATGGAGAGGAGGGCTATTTGATCTTAAGCAAAATCTTTCTGTTGCATACCAAACACTCTTCTGTGGTTTTTGCACTTTTGGAAGGAACATGAAAAGGCTTCACTTTGGTAACATTTATGTTCACATTTcaactttttttctattttgtatGGCACCCTTTTGCATCTTTAATCTTGCTGCATTGCACATTGATGATGAGAATCTAAGAAGAATCATGGGGTTCATTGGTATATTGCTTTCAGTTTTTGGTTTACTCTATGGTGGATATTGGAGGATTCAAATGAGGAAAAGGTTCAATTTGCCACCAAATAATAATAGTAAACTTTGTTGTGGGAATCAAAATGTTAGAGATTGCATGCAATGGCTATTGTGTTGTTGGTGTTCTCTTGCACAAGAAGTTAGAACAGTGGAATTCTATGACATAGTTGAAGATAAATTCTCATGCAAAAATCAGAATCATGGAATGTTCAATTCTTCTTCACTTTGGAGCAGTCCTAGTTTGTCTAATAAGGTTTGCTCTGAAGAGTACTCCgattatcatcattattattctggagagaaacagaaaaatcaTGTTATGGAGGCTCCAATTGCACTGAGAATTAATGTGGAAGATAGTGTCATTAGAAGAACATGA
- the LOC107625841 gene encoding uncharacterized protein LOC107625841 isoform X1: protein MLVIGQSLQETTLDETQNPNGFLEVNDERLHQKLNNRMLRIISNMFKPQRLISHFLQENLMNPFKNAIFSKKKIDWSCISTTCKQWIKNPLNMALLLWITCVIISGAILFLVMTGMLNRILTKKSQRDEWFEANNQILNALFTLMCLYQHPKRFYHLVLLLRWKQEDITILRNLYCKNGNPKPHEFFHMMVVIVLLHVNCFAQYALCSLNLGFDRSKRPAVGVGICISIAIAAPIFAGLYCFVSPLGKEYESDEVHCSTSSRLPSEMSFSFASRNDHGLVVIEYAPEWRGGLFDLKQNLSVAYQTLFCGFCTFGRNMKRLHFGNIYVHISTFFLFCMAPFCIFNLAALHIDDENLRRIMGFIGILLSVFGLLYGGYWRIQMRKRFNLPPNNNSKLCCGNQNVRDCMQWLLCCWCSLAQEVRTVEFYDIVEDKFSCKNQNHGMFNSSSLWSSPSLSNKVCSEEYSDYHHYYSGEKQKNHVMEAPIALRINVEDSVIRRT, encoded by the coding sequence ATGCTAGTGATTGGACAAAGCTTGCAAGAAACAACCTTGGATGAAACTCAAAACCCAAATGGTTTTCTTGAGGTTAATGATGAAAGGCTTCATCAAAAACTGAACAACAGAATGTTGAGAATTATTTCCAACATGTTCAAACCTCAGAGACTCATTTCACATTTTTTACAGGAAAATCTTATGAATCCTTTCAAGAATGCTATTTTTTCCAAGAAGAAGATTGATTGGTCATGTATTAGCACAACTTGCAAGCAATGGATCAAGAATCCTTTGAACATGGCACTTCTTCTATGGATAACTTGTGTCATCATCTCCGGCGCGATTCTCTTCCTAGTTATGACAGGAATGCTAAACAGAatcctcaccaagaaatcccaaAGAGATGAATGGTTTGAAGCAAACAACCAAATCCTCAATGCTCTATTCACTCTCATGTGTCTATACCAACATCCGAAGAGATTCTAccatcttgttcttcttcttagGTGGAAACAAGAAGACATAACAATCCTCAGAAACTTGTATTGCAAGAATGGAAATCCCAAGCCTCATGAATTTTTCCACATGATGGTTGTTATTGTATTACTCCATGTTAATTGCTTTGCTCAATATGCATTATGCAGCCTTAATTTAGGGTTCGACCGGTCTAAAAGGCCGGCCGTTGGAGTTGGTATATGCATCTCGATCGCAATTGCTGCTCCAATTTTCGCAGGACTATACTGCTTTGTTAGCCCTCTAGGCAAGGAATATGAATCTGATGAAGTACATTGTTCAACCAGTTCAAGATTACCGTCCGAAATGAGCTTTTCTTTTGCATCAAGAAATGATCATGGCCTTGTTGTTATTGAGTATGCACCTGAATGGAGAGGAGGGCTATTTGATCTTAAGCAAAATCTTTCTGTTGCATACCAAACACTCTTCTGTGGTTTTTGCACTTTTGGAAGGAACATGAAAAGGCTTCACTTTGGTAACATTTATGTTCACATTTcaactttttttctattttgtatGGCACCCTTTTGCATCTTTAATCTTGCTGCATTGCACATTGATGATGAGAATCTAAGAAGAATCATGGGGTTCATTGGTATATTGCTTTCAGTTTTTGGTTTACTCTATGGTGGATATTGGAGGATTCAAATGAGGAAAAGGTTCAATTTGCCACCAAATAATAATAGTAAACTTTGTTGTGGGAATCAAAATGTTAGAGATTGCATGCAATGGCTATTGTGTTGTTGGTGTTCTCTTGCACAAGAAGTTAGAACAGTGGAATTCTATGACATAGTTGAAGATAAATTCTCATGCAAAAATCAGAATCATGGAATGTTCAATTCTTCTTCACTTTGGAGCAGTCCTAGTTTGTCTAATAAGGTTTGCTCTGAAGAGTACTCCgattatcatcattattattctggagagaaacagaaaaatcaTGTTATGGAGGCTCCAATTGCACTGAGAATTAATGTGGAAGATAGTGTCATTAGAAGAACATGA
- the LOC107625841 gene encoding uncharacterized protein LOC107625841 isoform X3 — protein sequence MLVIGQSLQETTLDETQNPNGFLEENLMNPFKNAIFSKKKIDWSCISTTCKQWIKNPLNMALLLWITCVIISGAILFLVMTGMLNRILTKKSQRDEWFEANNQILNALFTLMCLYQHPKRFYHLVLLLRWKQEDITILRNLYCKNGNPKPHEFFHMMVVIVLLHVNCFAQYALCSLNLGFDRSKRPAVGVGICISIAIAAPIFAGLYCFVSPLGKEYESDEVHCSTSSRLPSEMSFSFASRNDHGLVVIEYAPEWRGGLFDLKQNLSVAYQTLFCGFCTFGRNMKRLHFGNIYVHISTFFLFCMAPFCIFNLAALHIDDENLRRIMGFIGILLSVFGLLYGGYWRIQMRKRFNLPPNNNSKLCCGNQNVRDCMQWLLCCWCSLAQEVRTVEFYDIVEDKFSCKNQNHGMFNSSSLWSSPSLSNKVCSEEYSDYHHYYSGEKQKNHVMEAPIALRINVEDSVIRRT from the exons ATGCTAGTGATTGGACAAAGCTTGCAAGAAACAACCTTGGATGAAACTCAAAACCCAAATGGTTTTCTTGAG GAAAATCTTATGAATCCTTTCAAGAATGCTATTTTTTCCAAGAAGAAGATTGATTGGTCATGTATTAGCACAACTTGCAAGCAATGGATCAAGAATCCTTTGAACATGGCACTTCTTCTATGGATAACTTGTGTCATCATCTCCGGCGCGATTCTCTTCCTAGTTATGACAGGAATGCTAAACAGAatcctcaccaagaaatcccaaAGAGATGAATGGTTTGAAGCAAACAACCAAATCCTCAATGCTCTATTCACTCTCATGTGTCTATACCAACATCCGAAGAGATTCTAccatcttgttcttcttcttagGTGGAAACAAGAAGACATAACAATCCTCAGAAACTTGTATTGCAAGAATGGAAATCCCAAGCCTCATGAATTTTTCCACATGATGGTTGTTATTGTATTACTCCATGTTAATTGCTTTGCTCAATATGCATTATGCAGCCTTAATTTAGGGTTCGACCGGTCTAAAAGGCCGGCCGTTGGAGTTGGTATATGCATCTCGATCGCAATTGCTGCTCCAATTTTCGCAGGACTATACTGCTTTGTTAGCCCTCTAGGCAAGGAATATGAATCTGATGAAGTACATTGTTCAACCAGTTCAAGATTACCGTCCGAAATGAGCTTTTCTTTTGCATCAAGAAATGATCATGGCCTTGTTGTTATTGAGTATGCACCTGAATGGAGAGGAGGGCTATTTGATCTTAAGCAAAATCTTTCTGTTGCATACCAAACACTCTTCTGTGGTTTTTGCACTTTTGGAAGGAACATGAAAAGGCTTCACTTTGGTAACATTTATGTTCACATTTcaactttttttctattttgtatGGCACCCTTTTGCATCTTTAATCTTGCTGCATTGCACATTGATGATGAGAATCTAAGAAGAATCATGGGGTTCATTGGTATATTGCTTTCAGTTTTTGGTTTACTCTATGGTGGATATTGGAGGATTCAAATGAGGAAAAGGTTCAATTTGCCACCAAATAATAATAGTAAACTTTGTTGTGGGAATCAAAATGTTAGAGATTGCATGCAATGGCTATTGTGTTGTTGGTGTTCTCTTGCACAAGAAGTTAGAACAGTGGAATTCTATGACATAGTTGAAGATAAATTCTCATGCAAAAATCAGAATCATGGAATGTTCAATTCTTCTTCACTTTGGAGCAGTCCTAGTTTGTCTAATAAGGTTTGCTCTGAAGAGTACTCCgattatcatcattattattctggagagaaacagaaaaatcaTGTTATGGAGGCTCCAATTGCACTGAGAATTAATGTGGAAGATAGTGTCATTAGAAGAACATGA
- the LOC107625841 gene encoding uncharacterized protein LOC107625841 isoform X2 codes for MLVIGQSLQETTLDETQNPNGFLEVNDERLHQKLNNRMLRIISNMFKPQRLISHFLQENLMNPFKNAIFSKKKIDWSCISTTCKQWIKNPLNMALLLWITCVIISGAILFLVMTGMLNRILTKKSQRDEWFEANNQILNALFTLMCLYQHPKRFYHLVLLLRWKQEDITILRNLYCKNGNPKPHEFFHMMVVIVLLHVNCFAQYALCSLNLGFDRSKRPAVGVGICISIAIAAPIFAGLYCFVSPLGKEYESDEVHCSTSSRLPSEMSFSFASRNDHGLVVIEYAPEWRGGLFDLKQNLSVAYQTLFCGFCTFGRNMKRLHFGNIYVHISTFFLFCMAPFCIFNLAALHIDDENLRRIMGFIGILLSVFGLLYGGYWRIQMRKRFNLPPNNNSKLCCGNQNVRDCMQWLLCCWCSLAQEVRTVEFYDIVEDKFSCKNQNHGMFNSSSLWSSPSLSNKVCSEEKQKNHVMEAPIALRINVEDSVIRRT; via the exons ATGCTAGTGATTGGACAAAGCTTGCAAGAAACAACCTTGGATGAAACTCAAAACCCAAATGGTTTTCTTGAGGTTAATGATGAAAGGCTTCATCAAAAACTGAACAACAGAATGTTGAGAATTATTTCCAACATGTTCAAACCTCAGAGACTCATTTCACATTTTTTACAGGAAAATCTTATGAATCCTTTCAAGAATGCTATTTTTTCCAAGAAGAAGATTGATTGGTCATGTATTAGCACAACTTGCAAGCAATGGATCAAGAATCCTTTGAACATGGCACTTCTTCTATGGATAACTTGTGTCATCATCTCCGGCGCGATTCTCTTCCTAGTTATGACAGGAATGCTAAACAGAatcctcaccaagaaatcccaaAGAGATGAATGGTTTGAAGCAAACAACCAAATCCTCAATGCTCTATTCACTCTCATGTGTCTATACCAACATCCGAAGAGATTCTAccatcttgttcttcttcttagGTGGAAACAAGAAGACATAACAATCCTCAGAAACTTGTATTGCAAGAATGGAAATCCCAAGCCTCATGAATTTTTCCACATGATGGTTGTTATTGTATTACTCCATGTTAATTGCTTTGCTCAATATGCATTATGCAGCCTTAATTTAGGGTTCGACCGGTCTAAAAGGCCGGCCGTTGGAGTTGGTATATGCATCTCGATCGCAATTGCTGCTCCAATTTTCGCAGGACTATACTGCTTTGTTAGCCCTCTAGGCAAGGAATATGAATCTGATGAAGTACATTGTTCAACCAGTTCAAGATTACCGTCCGAAATGAGCTTTTCTTTTGCATCAAGAAATGATCATGGCCTTGTTGTTATTGAGTATGCACCTGAATGGAGAGGAGGGCTATTTGATCTTAAGCAAAATCTTTCTGTTGCATACCAAACACTCTTCTGTGGTTTTTGCACTTTTGGAAGGAACATGAAAAGGCTTCACTTTGGTAACATTTATGTTCACATTTcaactttttttctattttgtatGGCACCCTTTTGCATCTTTAATCTTGCTGCATTGCACATTGATGATGAGAATCTAAGAAGAATCATGGGGTTCATTGGTATATTGCTTTCAGTTTTTGGTTTACTCTATGGTGGATATTGGAGGATTCAAATGAGGAAAAGGTTCAATTTGCCACCAAATAATAATAGTAAACTTTGTTGTGGGAATCAAAATGTTAGAGATTGCATGCAATGGCTATTGTGTTGTTGGTGTTCTCTTGCACAAGAAGTTAGAACAGTGGAATTCTATGACATAGTTGAAGATAAATTCTCATGCAAAAATCAGAATCATGGAATGTTCAATTCTTCTTCACTTTGGAGCAGTCCTAGTTTGTCTAATAAGGTTTGCTCTGA agagaaacagaaaaatcaTGTTATGGAGGCTCCAATTGCACTGAGAATTAATGTGGAAGATAGTGTCATTAGAAGAACATGA
- the LOC107628498 gene encoding wound-induced protein 1-like, whose amino-acid sequence MAPKNKYDEASCVQNKSIVESLYKALLGEGQMEMVSKVLASDLEWWFHGPPECQHMMKVLTGETALNKGFKFEPRSFTSIGDCVITEGWEGQAYWVHVWTLKNGLITQFREYFNTWLVVRDLSPPRWEIKQNSLTLWQSQPRDLYRRSLPGLVLAI is encoded by the coding sequence ATGGCACCAAAAAACAAGTATGATGAAGCTTCTTGTGTTCAAAACAAATCCATAGTTGAGTCTCTATACAAGGCACTTCTTGGAGAAGGCCAAATGGAAATGGTTTCAAAGGTGCTAGCAAGTGATCTTGAATGGTGGTTCCATGGCCCCCCAGAATGCCAACACATGATGAAGGTCCTCACTGGTGAAACAGCACTCAACAAAGGCTTCAAGTTTGAGCCTAGAAGCTTCACATCCATAGGAGATTGTGTTATCACTGAAGGGTGGGAAGGACAAGCCTATTGGGTTCATGTTTGGACATTGAAGAATGGCTTGATTACTCAATTTAGGGAGTATTTCAACACATGGCTTGTTGTTAGGGATTTGAGTCCTCCAAGGTGGGAGATCAAGCAAAATAGCTTGACTCTCTGGCAGAGCCAGCCTCGCGATTTGTATCGTAGGTCACTTCCGGGGCTGGTTCTAGCCATTTAG